Within the Bradyrhizobium cosmicum genome, the region GATCGTGAACACCGTGCCGGTCACGTTGCGGCCGCCTTCGCCGAGCAGATATTCCACCATGCGTGCGACGTCGTCGGTCTCCGGCAGGCGGCGCAGCGCGCTGCGGCCGGCGATGCGCTTGCGGCTCTCGTCCGAGAGATTATGCGTCAGCTCGGTGTCGATGAACCCCGGCGCGATCGCATTCACGGTGATGCCGAGCTTGCCCACCTCGCGCGCGAGCGAGCGGGTGAAGCCGGTCGCGGCAGCCTTGGTCGCGCCGTAGACGGACAGGCCGTTATAGCCGGTGGTCGCGATGATCGACGAGATGTTGATGATGCGGCCAGCGCCATCGGCCATCATCTGCCGCGCGACGTATTTCGTGAGGATGATCGGCGACAGCACGTTGAGCTGCACCAGCGCCTCGATTTCGGAATTGTGCATGGTGGCGAGCAGGCCTTCGGTGCCGAGGCCGGCATTGTTGATGAGGCCGTAGATCGCGCCGAACTCGTCGCGTACGAGTTTTGCGAATGCCGGGATCGCATCGATCACCGCAAGGTCGCAAGCACGGAAATGCAGCCGCCCCTCGGATTCGACGATTGCGGCCTTCAGCTCGTCGCTCTCACGCCGCGCCGCCGCGATGACATTGTAGCCGGCACCGACGAGGCGCTTGCCGATTGCCAGCCCAATACCGCGGCTGCCGCCGGTGACGAGAACATTATGCATCGGTGCGCGCCAGTTTGCCGGCCGGAGTGACGTCGAGCGTCTCGACGAAGCGGATCACCGCCGGCACCTTGTGCGAGGCGAGCTGCGCGCGACACTGATCCAGGATCTGGTCGCGGATGTCCTTCGCCCGCGCCGGCTCGGTGCCGTCGGCAAGGATCACGTCGGCGACGACGATGCCGCCGGTGATCGGACTGCGGCGTGATTTCGCCCGCGACATCCGCACATCGGGGTGGCGGTTGATCACCGCCTCGATCTCCTCGGGGTGGACCTTCAGTCCACCGATATTGATGATACCGCCGCGGCGGCCTACGAAATAGTAGCGGTCGCCACGCAATTCGACGATGTCGCCGCTGTCGACAAACCCGTCGTCATCGGTGAGCGCGGCGGCGTTGCGGCCGATGTAGGCGTGCGCCGTGCGCGTCGAGCGGATGCGCAGCGAGCCGTCGACGACCTTCATCTCCACGCCATTGCGGTTGCCGAGATAGTTCGCAGGAAAGCCCTCCAGCCCGTCATTGACCGCGAAGCCGACGCCGGCCTCGGTCGAGGCATAGGCATGGCCGACTGAGGAATTGGGGAATGCGGCCTTCAGCCCGTCGAGCACCGCCTGGTCCGCGATTTCGCCGGAGAGGCGGACGTAACCCGGCCTGAAGTACGCGGCCGACCCGCTCATCAGGAGCTTGCGCCAGTGCGACGGCGTTCCCGAGATGTGCGAGACGCCGCGCGCATTCAACCGCACGACGTGGTCGGCGAGCGCTTCATGCGGATCGGACAACACCATCGAGCCGCCGGAGAGAACGGCGCGGAGGAAGATCTGCAGGCCGCCATAGCGGCGGATGTCGTAGAACGTCGCCCACACCGGCGCTGGTCCACGCGCGGGGCCTTCGGCGACGATCGCGCCGGTGAGCGCGTCCAGCGTATGGCCGACGATTTTTGGCACGCCTGAGGTGCCCGACGTGAGCATCAGCCACTCGGTGGCACGCTCCGTCCTTGCCGGCGCTGTGGCTTGAAGCGGCAATTGCGCGGTGACGATCAGCGGCACGCCGGTCGCGGCCCAGCGATCGGGCTCGTCGGTGACGACGGCATCGATCCCGGCATCGGCCATCAGCGCCTCGAGATGCGCCGGATTGAGATCAGGCGGGCAGAGCAGCATGCGGCGCGCGATGCCGTCGAGCTCGATCATGGCAAGACCAGAGCGGAGCTGGTCGGACAGCTTGAGCAGCACCGCGCGGCCGGACAGCTCGCGCAGGCGACCGCCCAGGACCGTATGCGACAGAATATCCGTCAGCGACACGCAATCGTGCGCGTCCGACAGCGTGCGGCCGGTCAGCTCCGCGCCGAGGTGATCGCGAAGCGCAAAGATCTCACGCGGGGACATTTTCGTAGGCTCGCACGAAATCGCCCACGGTGGCGGGGAACGCTGCGTCCTCGGAAATGGTGAAGGGGTCGACGCCGGTTTCGTCCTCGAGGCGCGCCACCAGAATGGCGAAGGCGAGCGAGTCGAACCCGGTCTCATGCAGGGACAGATCGTCCGAGAGGGCGGGAAGCGTGACGTGCTGCTCCTTGGCGATCTGCTGGATCGCCTCGATGACCTTAGACCTTACCGACATAGCTGGCTCGCTCTTGCTTTGTTAATTGATCGTATCTCTTGCGGCGGCTCTTGATGACCGCCTCCCCATGGCCGTCTGTTTACCGGACAGAAGTAAATGGCTTCTTGGACAATTCAGATAAAATTGGACCTATCTGCGGATTTCGCGCGGGGCTACAGCCTGACCGCACCATCGACGACCTGCGCATAAGCCTCGGAAGTGAGCGCAACATAGGCACCGGATTTCGGATCGAGCACGAACAGCGGATCGGCGATCTCACCGGGATCAAATCCCTCGCGGGCGAGATCACCCTTTTTCTGCTTGAAGGTCTCGGTCGCATCGAGTTCGCGCGAGAGGCGAACGAAGACGGGGCGGGCATAGGCCGGCAGACGTCGCGCGAGATGCGCGGGCAGCGCTGCGATGTCAAAACCCTCGTTGACGACGATCGCGCTCATGCCGGCGCGGCCGTCGGTGCCGGGAATGCTGACACCATAGGTGGTGGCGTCGACCACGCCGGTGAAGTCGCGCACCGCGTCGTTGACCTCGGACGTCGCGACGTTTTCGCCCTTCCAGCGAAACGTGTCGCCGATGCGATCGACGAAATGGAAAAAGCCCTTGTCGTCGATCCGCATCAGATCGCCGGTGCGGAACCAGGCATCGCCCTTGGCGAAGACGTCACGCAGGATTTTCTTCTCGGTCTCGCCCGCATCGGTGTAGCCCTCGAAGCGGCCACCGCCGTTGTCCGCGGAACCAATGCGGCCGACGGCTTCGCCGGCCTCGCCGCGGGTGCAGGCGATGCAGAGGCCATCTTCATTACGCAGCGGCGCGCCGCTGTCGGGATCGAGCCTGACGAGGCTCGCCGGAAAACGATGCGCGAGCAGCGGCGGGATGCGGCCGATCGCCCCGGGCTGGCCCTCGACGTTGAACAGCGAGAAATTGCCTTCGGTCGCGGCGTAGAATTCGAGGATGCGCGGAATGGCGAAGCGGGTCTGGAAATCCTCCCAGATGTCGCCGCGCAGGCCGTTGCCGCAGACGAGACGCAGACGATGCCGGTTCTCGTATTCCGACGGCGGCGCCTTCAGCAGATAGCGGCAGAGTTCGCCGATATACTGGAACAGGGTGCAGTCATGCCGCACGATGTCCGGCCAGAAGCTCGAGGCCGAGAATTTGTCCGCGATCACCACCGAGCCGCCGGCGGCCAGCATGCTGCACGGCGCGACGATCCCGCCGACCGAGTGGAACAGCGGCAGACAATCATAGAGCCGGTCCTGCGGCGTGGCACCGGTGAGGCCGGCGAACCAGAACCCCCAGTTGAGAATGCGGCGATGGCTGATGCTGGCCGCTTTCGGCAGGCCGGTGGTTCCGGACGTATAGATCAGCAGGGCGCGGTCGTTGATCGTGACGTCGCCATGCTCGTCCGGTGACAGCGGAGCATCGTCGAGTGCTGCGAGCGCAACGTCGATGGCCCGCTCGCTGCGGGCATCGCCATGGCTCCAGATCTTTGCTTCGGTCTTCAGATGCGGCTTCGCGCTCTCCAGCGTCTCCGCCAGATCATGTGCGACGATGAGATGCGAGGGCGCCGCAACGTCGATGCAATGCGCGAGCGACTGTCCCACCAACTTCGTGTTGAGCAACGCGACCACGCCGCCGACCCGGCTGATGCCGAGCCAGGCGGCGACATAGTCGATGCCGTTCGGCATGATCAGGCCGACAGGGTCGCCCTTGGCCACGCCCACCGAGCGCGCCCAGCGCGCGTAACGGTTGATGCGTTTAGCGAGCCCGTCATAGTCGAAGTCTGCGTCGTCCGTGACCAGCGCGATGCGGTCGGGCTGGCGCCGCGCCCAATCGTCGACGACGTCCGCGAACAAGCGGCCCGGCAGCGTTTCGATGCGCGCGGTGAGCTCGATCGCCGTGAGCCAGATCTTCGATGCCGAGGGAGCGCGCGCGGCTTTCGGTTGCTCGATGACGCCGGTGGTCATGTCGTTCATTCTTTCGGAACGTGCCTGCTGATTGCGGTAGTCTAATCCGCGCGCCCTGCCCAGGTGTTAAGAGACAAGGTAAAAGCCGGTTAGTGCACGATTAACTCCAGTCATCCTTTACCAAGCCGACGGGATCGGCGTGCGGTCTGTTGCGATTCTTGCGATAGCAAGGCGACGAGGCCGAATGCTGCGCTCACCCTCCATTTCTTGTACGAGCGGTGCAGCGGGAGCGGAGACGCGGATGATCACCAAACGCCATTTCCTTCAGATCGCGGCTTTTGCCGCAGCGGCATTCGCCGCGCCGCGCGCATTTGCGATCGGCAATCCCTCCTATCCCTCGCGCAGCGTGAAGTGGGTGGTGCCTTATGCGGCGGGCGGCGCGACCGACGTGCTGTCGCGGCTGCTGTGCCAGCGCTTGTCCGACCGGCTCGGCCAGACCTTCGTGGTCGAGAACAAGCCTGGCGCCGGCAGCAACATCGGGACACAAGCGGTGATCACGTCCGCGCCCGACGGTTACACGCTGCTGCTGACCTCGACCGCCAATGCAATCAACGCCTCGTTCGATCCGGCACTGCCGTATGATTTCGCCAAGGGCATCGCGCCGGTCGCGGGTGTCGCCCGAATTCCCCTGGTGCTGGTCGTCAACAACGACCTGCCGGTGAAGACCGTCGCCGACTTCGTCGCCTACGCCAAGGCCAGTCCCGGCAAGATGTCGATCGCCTCCTCCGGCATCGGCACGTCGCTGCATCTCTCGGGCGAGCTGTTCAAGTCGATGGCCGGCGTGCAGTTCACCCACGTGCCCTATCGCGGCTCGGCGCCGGGATTGACCGACGTCGTGAGCGGCCAGATCCAGGGCATGTTCGACAACGTCACCTCGTCCTTCGAGCTGGTGCGCGCCGGCAAGCTCCGCGCACTCGGCGTGACCACGCGCGACCGCTCGGAGATTCTGCCCGACGTGCCGCCGATCGCCGAGACACTTCCAGGCTATGAGACGAGCTCATTCTACGGCGTCGGCGCGCCGCACGACACGCCGCGCGAGATCGTCGACCTGCTCAATCGCGAGATCGACACGGCGCTGTCCGACGACGAGATCAAGGCCCGCATCGCCGAACTCGGCGCGATCCCGCTGCATGGCAATGCTGGCGAGTTCGGCAGCATGCTGACGGCGGAGACCGACCGCTGGCGCAAGGTGGTGGAGCTGTCGGGGATCAGGAAGGAGTAGCGCCCGCCTGGCGCGACAGCCCTCCTCTAGTCCGCCGTGAATTCGAGGTTGAAACGAATTGGACTGACGGGTGTCGTCACGAACCTGACGCTCTTGCCGCTCAACCCCGCAAACGGGCCCGAGGCGAACTTGATGGCCGCCCTACCGGAAGACTCCACGCCAACGGGTTTGCCGTCCTTCATCACGACGTGAGCGGTGCCCTCGATGAGCTGCGTTACGAGACGCCCACCCGGTATCCGGTGCACGCCACCTCCAAATACGATGGTCGCCTTGGGACCGTCCCACTCCACCGCATTCGAAGCTGAATAGACCGCACCCTTCAGCAGACCATCGACACCGACGCAGACGTAGTCCTGGGCCACCAGATTGTGGTCTGGGCGGTCGCCAATCGGCTCCTGGCTGTAGAAGCCGGCGGTGCTGCATTCATAACGCGCGATCATGTCTGCGCGAGCCGGTTGGGAAGCCGCGATCATGCCAAGGGTCGCGCCAGCGAGCGTGGTGAGAGTACGCCCGTTCATGGAGATCTCCTCGCCTCATGCGCCCGATCGGAGGGCCGGCATGATGCCGGACTCCTGCTGTCGGGCTTTAGGTCGAAGGCTGTCAGGGATCGCAGATGCGTACGTTGATCTGGCTCAACCTCGGGAGTGGCCGGAATCCGGCGGGAGCGCGGAGGTTAGTGGACGACCGGCTGACGGTAACGACGCGGCGCCGGCATGTTGACCGGATAATACGGATTGAGATCGCAGGTCGCGGCGCGGCCAGTCGCCGTGGCGCGGCACTGCGGCAGCGAGGTGAAGGAGCAGTCGTACCACTCTCCACCGCCGCCGCTCGCGCCGGAATAGACGTGCATGCAGACGGGATAACGGGGGTCGAAGGTCTGCGCATGCGACGGTGTAGCCGCGAGCAGTATACCGGCGATCATGGCCAGACCGAAGGAACAACGCATCAAGAACATCCCGGGACGCCGCATCGCCGACCGCTAGTGCTCTTTCTTGTGACGACGGCGCGGGGCCGGCGGCGGTTCGTTGAAGGCGTAATAGGGATTGACGTCGCAGCTCGCGGAGCGGCCCGAAGCCGACGCACGGCACTGCGGGATCGAAGTAAATGAGCAGTCGTAATAGTCGCCGCCCCCGCCCCAGCCGCCCGGCGTGTAAACGTGCATGCACACTGGATAGCGCGGATCATAGGTCTGGGCGCTGGCGTCTGCCGCGACGAACAGCGTGGCAATTGCGGTGAGGGTCAGGATCGGCAAGCGCATGGAAACATCCTCGAATCGATGGCGTCGGCGGAGCTGGTGCCGACCGCCTCCTATGGCACAACACCACGCCGGAGGCGACCGTTCCTGGAACCATATGACGGCAAGGTGAGTGCGGTGCGTGATGCACCGCACGGACGCGACCAATGACGCTATGCGCCGAGTCCCTGCAAGACCAGCCGGTTCAACCGTGAGGCAAACGCGGCGGGATCTTCCGGCAGCTCGCCGTCCAGGATCTGCGCCTGTTCGAGCAGGAGCAGGCTGAGATCGTCGACGTCCCTGGAGCCGGCCTGCGCCCTGGTGATCGCCGTGACCAGCGGGTGGCGCAGATTGATCTCGAGGATCGGCTTGGTGCGCATG harbors:
- a CDS encoding SDR family NAD(P)-dependent oxidoreductase, coding for MHNVLVTGGSRGIGLAIGKRLVGAGYNVIAAARRESDELKAAIVESEGRLHFRACDLAVIDAIPAFAKLVRDEFGAIYGLINNAGLGTEGLLATMHNSEIEALVQLNVLSPIILTKYVARQMMADGAGRIINISSIIATTGYNGLSVYGATKAAATGFTRSLAREVGKLGITVNAIAPGFIDTELTHNLSDESRKRIAGRSALRRLPETDDVARMVEYLLGEGGRNVTGTVFTIDAGNTA
- a CDS encoding class I adenylate-forming enzyme family protein, yielding MSPREIFALRDHLGAELTGRTLSDAHDCVSLTDILSHTVLGGRLRELSGRAVLLKLSDQLRSGLAMIELDGIARRMLLCPPDLNPAHLEALMADAGIDAVVTDEPDRWAATGVPLIVTAQLPLQATAPARTERATEWLMLTSGTSGVPKIVGHTLDALTGAIVAEGPARGPAPVWATFYDIRRYGGLQIFLRAVLSGGSMVLSDPHEALADHVVRLNARGVSHISGTPSHWRKLLMSGSAAYFRPGYVRLSGEIADQAVLDGLKAAFPNSSVGHAYASTEAGVGFAVNDGLEGFPANYLGNRNGVEMKVVDGSLRIRSTRTAHAYIGRNAAALTDDDGFVDSGDIVELRGDRYYFVGRRGGIINIGGLKVHPEEIEAVINRHPDVRMSRAKSRRSPITGGIVVADVILADGTEPARAKDIRDQILDQCRAQLASHKVPAVIRFVETLDVTPAGKLARTDA
- a CDS encoding acyl carrier protein, whose amino-acid sequence is MSVRSKVIEAIQQIAKEQHVTLPALSDDLSLHETGFDSLAFAILVARLEDETGVDPFTISEDAAFPATVGDFVRAYENVPA
- a CDS encoding long-chain-acyl-CoA synthetase — its product is MNDMTTGVIEQPKAARAPSASKIWLTAIELTARIETLPGRLFADVVDDWARRQPDRIALVTDDADFDYDGLAKRINRYARWARSVGVAKGDPVGLIMPNGIDYVAAWLGISRVGGVVALLNTKLVGQSLAHCIDVAAPSHLIVAHDLAETLESAKPHLKTEAKIWSHGDARSERAIDVALAALDDAPLSPDEHGDVTINDRALLIYTSGTTGLPKAASISHRRILNWGFWFAGLTGATPQDRLYDCLPLFHSVGGIVAPCSMLAAGGSVVIADKFSASSFWPDIVRHDCTLFQYIGELCRYLLKAPPSEYENRHRLRLVCGNGLRGDIWEDFQTRFAIPRILEFYAATEGNFSLFNVEGQPGAIGRIPPLLAHRFPASLVRLDPDSGAPLRNEDGLCIACTRGEAGEAVGRIGSADNGGGRFEGYTDAGETEKKILRDVFAKGDAWFRTGDLMRIDDKGFFHFVDRIGDTFRWKGENVATSEVNDAVRDFTGVVDATTYGVSIPGTDGRAGMSAIVVNEGFDIAALPAHLARRLPAYARPVFVRLSRELDATETFKQKKGDLAREGFDPGEIADPLFVLDPKSGAYVALTSEAYAQVVDGAVRL
- a CDS encoding Bug family tripartite tricarboxylate transporter substrate binding protein, translating into MITKRHFLQIAAFAAAAFAAPRAFAIGNPSYPSRSVKWVVPYAAGGATDVLSRLLCQRLSDRLGQTFVVENKPGAGSNIGTQAVITSAPDGYTLLLTSTANAINASFDPALPYDFAKGIAPVAGVARIPLVLVVNNDLPVKTVADFVAYAKASPGKMSIASSGIGTSLHLSGELFKSMAGVQFTHVPYRGSAPGLTDVVSGQIQGMFDNVTSSFELVRAGKLRALGVTTRDRSEILPDVPPIAETLPGYETSSFYGVGAPHDTPREIVDLLNREIDTALSDDEIKARIAELGAIPLHGNAGEFGSMLTAETDRWRKVVELSGIRKE
- a CDS encoding DUF3551 domain-containing protein, with the translated sequence MRCSFGLAMIAGILLAATPSHAQTFDPRYPVCMHVYSGASGGGGEWYDCSFTSLPQCRATATGRAATCDLNPYYPVNMPAPRRYRQPVVH
- a CDS encoding DUF3551 domain-containing protein, producing the protein MRLPILTLTAIATLFVAADASAQTYDPRYPVCMHVYTPGGWGGGGDYYDCSFTSIPQCRASASGRSASCDVNPYYAFNEPPPAPRRRHKKEH